The following proteins are co-located in the Diaphorobacter sp. HDW4B genome:
- the rplX gene encoding 50S ribosomal protein L24 gives MNKIRKGDEVIVLTGRDKGKRGTVSLRKDDSHVIVDGINLVKKHVKPNPMKGTTGGIVEKAMPIHQSNVAIFNAATGKADRVGIKVQADGSRTRVFKSSGAEIKAA, from the coding sequence ATGAACAAGATTCGCAAGGGCGATGAAGTCATCGTGCTCACAGGGCGCGATAAGGGCAAGCGTGGCACGGTTTCGCTGCGCAAGGATGATTCCCACGTTATCGTGGACGGCATCAACCTGGTCAAGAAGCACGTCAAGCCGAACCCCATGAAGGGTACGACTGGCGGTATCGTGGAAAAGGCTATGCCTATCCACCAGTCCAACGTGGCCATTTTCAATGCCGCTACGGGCAAGGCTGACCGCGTTGGCATCAAGGTGCAAGCTGACGGTTCGCGCACTCGCGTGTTCAAGTCCTCCGGCGCCGAAATCAAGGCAGCCTAA
- the rplQ gene encoding 50S ribosomal protein L17, with product MRHGLGLRKLNRTSSHRLAMLKNMMNSLIEHEAIKTTVPKAKELRRVIEPMITLAKVDTVANRRLAFDRLRDRDSVTKLFNDLGPRFNARPGGYTRILKMGFRVGDNAPMAYVELVDRAPEAAAENTESAA from the coding sequence ATGCGCCACGGTCTCGGCCTTCGCAAACTGAATCGCACCAGCTCGCACCGCCTCGCGATGCTGAAGAACATGATGAACTCGCTCATCGAGCACGAGGCCATCAAGACTACCGTTCCAAAGGCAAAGGAACTGCGCCGCGTGATCGAGCCCATGATCACTCTGGCCAAGGTCGACACGGTTGCCAACCGTCGTCTGGCGTTCGATCGCCTGCGCGACCGTGACAGCGTGACCAAGCTGTTCAACGACCTCGGCCCACGTTTCAATGCACGTCCAGGCGGCTACACACGTATCCTGAAGATGGGTTTCCGCGTTGGTGACAATGCACCCATGGCTTACGTTGAGCTGGTGGATCGCGCTCCTGAAGCAGCTGCTGAAAATACTGAATCCGCAGCGTAA
- the rpsM gene encoding 30S ribosomal protein S13 — translation MARIAGINIPPHQHAEIGLTAIYGIGRTRARKICEACGIAFSKKVKDFTDADLEKIRDEIAQFTIEGDLRRETTMNIKRLMDIGCYRGFRHRRGLPMRGQRTRTNARTRKGPRKGAAALKK, via the coding sequence ATGGCACGTATCGCTGGTATCAATATTCCTCCGCATCAGCATGCTGAGATCGGCCTGACGGCTATCTATGGCATCGGTCGCACTCGCGCTCGCAAGATCTGCGAAGCATGCGGAATCGCCTTCTCCAAGAAGGTCAAAGACTTCACCGACGCAGATCTGGAAAAGATCCGCGACGAAATCGCTCAGTTCACCATTGAAGGTGACCTGCGTCGCGAAACAACGATGAACATCAAGCGTTTGATGGACATCGGTTGCTATCGCGGCTTCCGCCATCGCCGAGGCCTGCCTATGCGTGGCCAGCGTACGCGTACCAACGCTCGTACTCGCAAGGGTCCGCGCAAGGGCGCAGCGGCACTCAAGAAGTAA
- the rplF gene encoding 50S ribosomal protein L6, with amino-acid sequence MSRVGKSPVTVPAGVDVSMNNNQINVKGAGGTLSLTPNALVKVTLDGGKLTFVPVDESREANAMSGTMRQLVNNMVVGVSKGFEKKLTLIGVGFKAAASGAKLNLAVGYSHPVNFEMPAGITVATPTPTEIILKGADRQRVGQLAAEIRAVRPPEPYKGKGIRYSDEKVVIKETKKK; translated from the coding sequence ATGTCCCGTGTAGGCAAATCCCCAGTGACCGTCCCCGCAGGCGTGGACGTGTCGATGAACAACAACCAGATCAACGTGAAGGGCGCAGGCGGCACTTTGTCCCTGACCCCCAACGCTCTGGTGAAGGTGACTCTGGATGGCGGCAAGCTGACGTTTGTCCCTGTCGATGAGTCCCGTGAAGCCAACGCCATGAGCGGCACCATGCGTCAGCTGGTGAACAACATGGTTGTGGGCGTGAGCAAGGGCTTCGAAAAGAAGCTGACGCTGATTGGCGTGGGTTTCAAGGCTGCCGCTTCCGGCGCCAAGCTGAACCTGGCCGTTGGCTACTCGCACCCCGTGAACTTCGAGATGCCCGCCGGCATCACTGTGGCAACTCCCACGCCGACCGAAATCATCCTCAAGGGTGCTGATCGTCAACGCGTTGGCCAGCTGGCTGCAGAAATCCGCGCTGTGCGCCCTCCCGAGCCTTACAAGGGCAAGGGCATCCGTTATTCGGATGAAAAGGTCGTCATCAAAGAGACCAAGAAGAAATAA
- the rplE gene encoding 50S ribosomal protein L5, which produces MARLQKYYREKIAADLTEKFGYKSPMEVPRITKITLNMGVSEAVADKKVMDHAVSDLTKIAGQKPVVTKSKKPIAGFKIREGQAIGCMVTLRGVQMYEFLDRFVTVALPRVRDFRGISGRAFDGRGNYNIGVKEQIIFPEIEYDKVDALRGLNISITTTAKNDEEAKALLAGFRFPFKN; this is translated from the coding sequence ATGGCACGACTGCAAAAATACTATCGCGAAAAGATTGCTGCTGATCTGACTGAAAAGTTCGGCTACAAGTCTCCAATGGAAGTCCCGCGCATCACCAAGATCACCCTGAACATGGGTGTGAGCGAAGCCGTGGCTGACAAGAAGGTCATGGATCACGCTGTGTCCGATCTGACCAAGATTGCTGGTCAGAAGCCAGTGGTGACCAAGTCCAAGAAGCCAATCGCTGGTTTCAAGATCCGTGAAGGCCAAGCCATTGGCTGCATGGTGACTCTGCGTGGCGTTCAGATGTATGAATTCCTGGATCGTTTCGTGACCGTGGCTCTGCCGCGCGTTCGTGACTTCCGTGGTATCTCTGGTCGCGCTTTCGACGGCCGCGGTAACTACAACATCGGCGTCAAAGAACAGATCATCTTCCCTGAAATTGAGTACGACAAGGTCGACGCACTGCGCGGTCTCAATATCAGCATCACCACGACAGCCAAGAACGACGAAGAAGCCAAGGCTCTTCTCGCTGGCTTCCGTTTCCCGTTCAAGAACTAA
- the rpoA gene encoding DNA-directed RNA polymerase subunit alpha — MQTNLLKPKAINVEQLGHNRAKVELEPFERGYGHTLGNAIRRVLLSSMVGYAATEVTIAGVLHEYSSIDGVQEDVVNILLNLKGVVFKLHNRDEVTLSLRKDGEGVVTAQDIQTPHDVEIVNPDHVIAHLSAGGKLDMQIKVEKGRGYVPGNLRRYSDESTKSIGRIVLDASFSPVKRVSYTVESARVEQRTDLDKLVVEIETNGAITAEDAVRASAKILVEQLAVFAQLEGGELAAFDAPSGSRNNATFDPILLRPVDELELTVRSANCLKAENIYYIGDLIQRTENELLKTPNLGRKSLNEIKEVLASRGLTLGMKLENWPPAGLDKR; from the coding sequence ATGCAAACCAATTTGCTGAAGCCCAAGGCAATCAATGTAGAGCAGCTTGGCCACAATCGTGCCAAGGTCGAGTTGGAACCGTTCGAGCGTGGTTACGGCCACACATTGGGCAATGCCATTCGCCGCGTATTGCTCTCCTCCATGGTTGGTTACGCAGCGACGGAAGTGACCATCGCAGGCGTGCTCCACGAGTACTCGTCCATCGATGGCGTTCAGGAAGATGTAGTCAACATCCTGCTGAACTTGAAGGGTGTGGTTTTCAAGCTGCACAACCGTGACGAAGTGACCCTGAGCCTGCGCAAAGACGGCGAAGGCGTTGTCACTGCACAAGACATTCAGACTCCGCACGACGTTGAAATCGTCAACCCGGATCACGTGATTGCACATCTGTCTGCCGGCGGCAAGCTGGACATGCAGATCAAGGTGGAAAAGGGCCGCGGCTACGTGCCGGGCAACCTGCGCCGCTATTCCGACGAATCGACCAAGTCGATCGGTCGCATCGTTCTGGACGCATCGTTCTCCCCAGTGAAGCGCGTGAGCTACACCGTGGAAAGCGCCCGTGTGGAACAACGCACCGACCTGGACAAGCTGGTCGTCGAGATCGAAACCAACGGTGCCATCACCGCTGAAGACGCAGTGCGCGCGTCCGCCAAGATTCTGGTGGAACAACTCGCTGTGTTCGCTCAGCTCGAAGGCGGCGAATTGGCTGCATTCGATGCTCCGTCCGGCTCGCGCAACAACGCCACGTTCGATCCGATCCTGCTGCGTCCTGTGGACGAGCTGGAACTCACCGTGCGTTCCGCCAACTGCCTGAAGGCAGAAAACATCTACTACATCGGTGATCTGATCCAGCGCACCGAGAACGAGCTGCTCAAGACACCTAATCTGGGTCGCAAGTCGCTCAACGAAATCAAGGAAGTTCTTGCTTCGCGTGGCCTCACGCTCGGCATGAAGCTCGAGAACTGGCCACCGGCCGGCCTCGACAAGCGTTGA
- the rpmJ gene encoding 50S ribosomal protein L36 — translation MRVSASVKKICRNCKIIRRKGVVRVICTDARHKQRQG, via the coding sequence ATGAGAGTTTCGGCTTCGGTCAAGAAGATTTGCCGCAACTGCAAAATCATCCGCCGCAAGGGCGTTGTGCGTGTCATCTGTACAGATGCACGTCACAAGCAGCGCCAAGGCTGA
- the rplR gene encoding 50S ribosomal protein L18 has translation MLTKKEQRLRRARQTRIRIAQQGIARLSVNRTNLHIYATLISGDGSKVLASASTAEADVRKELGGSGKGGNVSAAQAVGKRIAEKAKAAGVEKVAFDRAGFAYHGRVKALAEAAREAGLQF, from the coding sequence ATGTTGACAAAGAAAGAGCAGCGTCTTCGTCGTGCACGCCAGACCCGCATCCGTATTGCCCAACAAGGCATCGCGCGTCTGTCCGTGAACCGTACGAACCTCCATATCTACGCTACGCTGATTTCCGGCGATGGCTCCAAGGTGCTGGCTTCGGCCTCCACTGCAGAAGCCGACGTTCGCAAGGAACTGGGCGGCTCTGGCAAGGGCGGCAACGTCTCCGCTGCACAAGCAGTGGGCAAGCGCATTGCTGAAAAGGCAAAGGCCGCTGGCGTTGAAAAAGTAGCTTTCGATCGCGCTGGTTTCGCATACCACGGCCGCGTGAAGGCTTTGGCTGAAGCTGCCCGCGAAGCGGGTCTGCAGTTCTAA
- a CDS encoding Hsp70 family protein, which translates to MADLSHSIPGTLGIDFGTSNSAAAFCPPGGQSRLLPLEGTATGMPTALFINTEEHRTHYGRDAMKQYLEGEPGRLMRSLKSLLGSALLQEKTAVHDKLVSYQDIISLFLRHVAQQSRASLDGKLPERVVLGRPVHFVDEHPERDRDAQNALAQAAKDAGLGEVSFQLEPIAAALDYERRLTAETIALVVDIGGGTSDFTVVRLGPDHAGKADRNSDILATGGVHIGGTDFDHRLNVEQVMPLLGYRHIGPSGREVPSSVFFDLSTWHLIQWLYTQKAIAAARGLRSDYADQGMHQRLMHVIEEREGHRLADAVEQAKITASSTHAAAPIQLDWLERNLGAQITPADLHSRLDALLQQVVQCAQDCVQRAGVSAPGAIYLTGGSSALTALRDALRVAFPDVQQVEGDLFGGVATGLAYA; encoded by the coding sequence ATGGCTGATCTCTCGCACTCCATTCCCGGCACGCTGGGTATCGATTTCGGAACCTCCAACTCTGCCGCCGCTTTCTGTCCTCCCGGCGGCCAATCGCGACTTCTGCCTCTCGAAGGTACGGCCACGGGCATGCCCACCGCGCTGTTCATCAACACGGAGGAGCATCGCACGCACTACGGTCGTGATGCGATGAAGCAGTATCTGGAAGGCGAGCCCGGTCGCTTGATGCGCTCGCTCAAGAGCCTGCTGGGCAGTGCACTGCTGCAGGAAAAGACAGCGGTTCACGACAAGCTTGTGAGCTATCAGGACATCATTTCGCTGTTTTTGCGCCATGTCGCGCAGCAGTCGCGTGCGTCGCTCGACGGCAAGCTGCCCGAGCGCGTCGTGCTGGGTCGTCCCGTGCACTTCGTGGACGAACATCCCGAGCGTGATCGTGACGCGCAGAACGCGCTCGCGCAGGCGGCCAAGGATGCGGGTCTTGGCGAGGTCAGTTTTCAGCTCGAACCGATTGCTGCCGCGCTCGACTACGAACGCCGCTTGACGGCTGAAACCATCGCCCTGGTCGTCGATATCGGTGGCGGTACTTCCGACTTCACCGTGGTGCGCTTGGGCCCGGATCATGCCGGCAAGGCAGACCGCAACAGCGACATTCTGGCGACCGGCGGTGTGCACATCGGCGGCACGGATTTCGATCATCGTCTCAACGTCGAGCAGGTCATGCCGTTGCTGGGCTATCGCCACATCGGTCCGAGCGGGCGCGAGGTGCCGAGCAGCGTGTTCTTCGATCTCTCGACCTGGCATCTGATCCAGTGGCTGTACACGCAAAAGGCGATTGCGGCTGCGCGCGGATTGCGCTCGGATTACGCCGACCAGGGCATGCACCAGCGACTGATGCATGTGATCGAGGAGCGCGAAGGCCATCGCCTGGCGGATGCCGTGGAACAGGCCAAGATCACCGCGTCGAGCACGCATGCTGCCGCGCCGATCCAGCTCGATTGGCTGGAACGCAATCTGGGTGCGCAGATCACGCCTGCCGATCTGCATTCGCGTCTCGATGCGTTGCTTCAGCAGGTTGTGCAATGCGCGCAGGATTGCGTGCAGCGCGCGGGCGTCAGTGCTCCCGGAGCCATCTATCTGACAGGTGGATCTTCGGCGCTGACGGCGTTGCGCGACGCGCTGCGCGTGGCCTTCCCCGATGTGCAGCAGGTTGAAGGCGACCTGTTTGGCGGCGTAGCAACAGGTCTCGCCTACGCCTGA
- the rpsH gene encoding 30S ribosomal protein S8, translating into MSMSDPIADLLTRIRNAQMVSKATVSVPSSKVKVAIAQVLKDEGYIDSFQVKTEDGKSNLEIVLKYYAGRPVIERIERVSRPGLRVYKGRDSIPTVMNGLGVAIVTTPKGVMTDRKARATGVGGEVLCYVA; encoded by the coding sequence ATGAGCATGAGTGATCCCATCGCTGACTTGCTGACCCGCATTCGCAATGCGCAAATGGTTTCCAAGGCCACCGTTTCGGTGCCATCTTCCAAAGTGAAGGTTGCCATTGCACAGGTGCTGAAGGACGAGGGTTATATCGACAGCTTCCAAGTCAAGACGGAAGATGGCAAGTCGAACCTTGAAATCGTATTGAAGTACTACGCAGGTCGCCCAGTGATCGAGCGTATTGAGCGCGTGAGCCGTCCCGGCCTGCGTGTCTACAAGGGTCGTGATTCCATTCCTACCGTGATGAACGGTCTGGGCGTGGCAATCGTCACCACTCCCAAGGGTGTGATGACCGACCGCAAGGCACGTGCTACCGGTGTTGGTGGCGAAGTGCTTTGCTACGTCGCTTAA
- the rpsE gene encoding 30S ribosomal protein S5 produces MAKFSPKVQDEGRDDGLREKMIAVNRVTKVVKGGRILGFAALTVVGDGDGRVGMGKGKSKEVPAAVQKAMEESRRNLVKVSLKDGTIFHATTGHHGAARVMIAPAPKGTGIIAGGPMRAVFEVMGITDIVAKSHGSSNPYNMVRATFDALANSTTPAEVAAKRGKSVEDLFAA; encoded by the coding sequence ATGGCAAAGTTTTCCCCCAAGGTGCAAGACGAAGGTCGTGACGACGGCTTGCGCGAAAAAATGATCGCGGTCAACCGCGTGACCAAGGTTGTGAAGGGTGGTCGTATTCTCGGCTTCGCTGCACTGACCGTGGTCGGCGACGGTGATGGCCGTGTTGGCATGGGTAAGGGCAAGTCCAAGGAAGTGCCTGCAGCCGTGCAAAAGGCTATGGAAGAGTCCCGCCGTAACCTGGTGAAGGTGTCCCTCAAAGACGGCACCATTTTCCACGCTACGACTGGTCACCACGGCGCAGCCCGTGTGATGATCGCTCCGGCTCCCAAGGGTACCGGCATCATCGCCGGCGGCCCAATGCGTGCAGTGTTCGAAGTGATGGGTATCACTGACATCGTTGCCAAGAGCCACGGTTCTTCCAATCCTTACAACATGGTCCGCGCAACGTTCGACGCACTGGCTAACTCCACTACTCCTGCAGAAGTGGCAGCCAAGCGCGGCAAGAGCGTTGAAGACCTGTTTGCTGCCTGA
- the rpmD gene encoding 50S ribosomal protein L30 → MTTQQTVKIQLVRSPIGTKESHRATVRGLGLRKLNSTSELKDTPEVRGMINKISYLVKVL, encoded by the coding sequence ATGACAACGCAACAAACCGTCAAGATTCAACTGGTGCGCAGCCCTATCGGCACCAAGGAATCGCACCGCGCTACCGTGCGTGGCCTGGGTCTTCGCAAGCTCAACAGCACCAGCGAACTCAAGGACACTCCCGAAGTGCGCGGCATGATCAACAAGATCAGCTATCTGGTCAAAGTCCTCTGA
- the rpsN gene encoding 30S ribosomal protein S14, with the protein MAKVALIQRELKREKLAAKYAAKYAELKAIAGDAKRSDEERDAARLGLQKLPRNANPTRQRNRCEITGRPRGTFRQFGLGRAKIRELAFAGDIPGVTKASW; encoded by the coding sequence ATGGCTAAAGTAGCTTTGATCCAGCGCGAACTGAAGCGCGAAAAACTGGCCGCCAAGTACGCTGCCAAGTACGCAGAACTGAAGGCAATTGCCGGCGATGCCAAGCGCAGCGACGAAGAGCGTGATGCAGCCCGTCTGGGCCTGCAGAAGCTCCCACGCAACGCCAACCCGACCCGTCAGCGCAACCGCTGCGAAATCACTGGCCGCCCACGTGGCACGTTCCGCCAGTTTGGTCTGGGTCGCGCAAAGATCCGTGAACTGGCTTTTGCTGGCGACATCCCCGGTGTCACCAAGGCCAGCTGGTAA
- the secY gene encoding preprotein translocase subunit SecY, whose protein sequence is MATNAAQIAKTGKFGDLRRRLVFLLLALVVYRIGAHIPVPGIDPAQLQQLFSGQQGGILNLFNMFSGGALSRFTVFALGIMPYISASIIMQLMTYVVPTFEQLKKEGEAGRRKITQYTRYGTLGLAIFQSLGIAVALESSAGLVLNPGFGFRMTAVVSLTAGTMFLMWLGEQITERGLGNGISILIFGGIAAGLPSAIGGMFELVRTGAMGPLAAILIIVIIALVTYFVVFVERGQRKILVNYARRQVGNKVYGGQSSHLPLKLNMAGVIPPIFASSIILLPATVVNWFSAGESMRWLKDIAGTLTPGQPIYVLLYAAAIIFFCFFYTALVFNSRETADNLKKSGAFIPGIRPGENTARYIDKILVRLTLVGAVYITFVCLLPEFLILKYNVPFYFGGTSLMIIVVVTMDFMAQVQNYMMSQQYESLLKKANFKTTL, encoded by the coding sequence GTGGCTACTAACGCAGCGCAAATTGCGAAAACGGGCAAGTTCGGTGACCTGCGTCGTCGACTGGTGTTTTTGTTGCTGGCGTTGGTCGTGTACCGCATCGGGGCTCATATCCCGGTGCCGGGCATCGATCCAGCACAGCTGCAGCAGCTGTTCAGTGGCCAACAAGGTGGCATTCTGAACCTGTTCAACATGTTCTCGGGTGGGGCGCTCTCGCGCTTCACAGTGTTCGCACTGGGGATCATGCCGTACATCTCGGCATCGATCATCATGCAGCTCATGACCTACGTGGTCCCGACATTTGAGCAGTTGAAGAAGGAAGGCGAAGCCGGACGTCGCAAGATCACCCAGTACACCCGTTACGGTACGCTGGGTCTGGCGATCTTCCAGTCGCTGGGTATCGCCGTCGCTCTGGAAAGCTCTGCTGGTCTGGTGCTGAACCCTGGGTTCGGTTTCCGCATGACGGCCGTGGTCAGCCTCACCGCTGGCACGATGTTCCTCATGTGGCTGGGCGAGCAGATCACCGAGCGCGGTCTGGGCAATGGTATTTCCATTCTGATCTTCGGCGGTATCGCTGCAGGTCTGCCCAGTGCGATTGGTGGAATGTTCGAGCTCGTACGTACAGGCGCCATGGGCCCGCTGGCAGCAATCCTGATCATCGTGATCATTGCTCTGGTGACCTACTTCGTCGTGTTCGTGGAGCGCGGTCAGCGCAAGATTCTTGTGAATTACGCAAGACGCCAGGTGGGCAACAAGGTATATGGTGGTCAATCCTCCCATCTGCCTCTGAAGCTCAATATGGCTGGCGTGATCCCTCCGATCTTCGCTTCGTCCATCATCTTGTTGCCTGCTACTGTGGTGAACTGGTTCAGTGCCGGTGAGTCCATGCGTTGGTTGAAGGACATCGCGGGTACGCTTACCCCGGGTCAGCCGATCTACGTGTTGCTCTACGCTGCTGCAATCATTTTCTTCTGCTTCTTCTACACGGCTCTGGTTTTCAACAGCCGCGAGACAGCAGACAACTTGAAGAAGAGCGGTGCGTTCATCCCGGGCATTCGCCCAGGTGAGAACACAGCTCGCTACATCGACAAGATTCTGGTTCGACTGACACTGGTTGGCGCGGTATACATCACCTTTGTGTGCCTGCTGCCGGAGTTCCTGATCCTGAAGTACAACGTGCCGTTCTATTTTGGCGGCACATCCCTGATGATCATCGTGGTGGTCACCATGGACTTCATGGCCCAGGTTCAGAACTACATGATGTCGCAGCAGTACGAGTCGTTGTTGAAGAAGGCTAACTTCAAAACAACACTCTGA
- the rplN gene encoding 50S ribosomal protein L14 — translation MIQTETRLDVADNTGAKSVLCIKVLGGSKRRYASVGDIIKVTVKEAAPRGRVKKGDVYSAVVVRTAKGIRRGDGSLVKFDGNAAVLLNAKLEPIGTRIFGPVTRELRNEKFMKIVSLAPEVL, via the coding sequence ATGATCCAGACAGAAACTCGGTTAGACGTCGCCGACAACACCGGCGCGAAGTCCGTCCTCTGCATCAAGGTGCTGGGTGGTTCCAAGCGTCGTTATGCAAGCGTCGGCGACATCATTAAGGTGACCGTCAAGGAAGCAGCACCGCGTGGTCGCGTCAAAAAAGGTGACGTGTACAGCGCAGTGGTGGTCCGCACAGCCAAGGGCATCCGCCGTGGCGACGGTTCGCTTGTTAAGTTTGACGGCAATGCTGCAGTGTTGCTGAACGCCAAGCTGGAGCCAATCGGCACCCGCATCTTCGGCCCCGTGACACGTGAACTGCGTAATGAAAAGTTCATGAAGATCGTGTCTCTGGCACCCGAAGTTCTCTAA
- the rplO gene encoding 50S ribosomal protein L15: MELNSIKPAEGAKHAKRRVGRGIGSGLGKTAGRGHKGQKSRSGGYHKVGFEGGQMPLQRRLPKRGFKSTTLKFNAEVTLSALEQLGLAEVDVSALKNAGLVGQLAKVVKVIKSGELTKAVKLNGIGATAGAKAAIEAAGGSLA, from the coding sequence ATGGAACTCAATAGCATCAAGCCTGCAGAAGGTGCAAAGCACGCAAAGCGCCGTGTCGGTCGCGGTATCGGTTCCGGTCTGGGTAAGACCGCCGGTCGTGGCCACAAGGGTCAGAAGTCGCGTTCGGGTGGCTACCACAAGGTAGGCTTCGAAGGCGGTCAGATGCCTCTGCAACGCCGTCTGCCAAAGCGTGGTTTCAAGTCGACAACACTGAAGTTCAATGCTGAAGTGACTCTGTCTGCGCTGGAACAACTCGGCTTGGCCGAAGTGGACGTGTCTGCATTGAAGAATGCAGGTCTCGTCGGCCAACTCGCAAAGGTCGTTAAGGTGATCAAGTCTGGTGAACTCACCAAGGCTGTGAAGCTCAACGGTATCGGCGCGACTGCAGGTGCCAAGGCTGCTATCGAAGCAGCTGGTGGTTCCCTGGCCTAA
- the rpsK gene encoding 30S ribosomal protein S11, giving the protein MAKSPANNAAQRVRKKVRKNVSDGIAHVHASFNNTIITITDRQGNALSWASSGGQGFKGSRKSTPFAAQVASEVAGRAAMEQGIKNLDVEIKGPGPGRESSVRALGALGIRITSISDVTPVPHNGCRPQKRRRI; this is encoded by the coding sequence ATGGCTAAATCTCCCGCAAACAATGCTGCACAGCGTGTCCGCAAGAAGGTTCGCAAGAACGTTTCTGACGGCATCGCTCACGTGCACGCATCGTTCAACAACACGATCATCACCATCACTGATCGTCAAGGCAACGCCCTGTCGTGGGCTTCGTCTGGCGGCCAGGGTTTCAAGGGTTCGCGTAAATCCACTCCGTTCGCTGCTCAGGTAGCTTCCGAAGTGGCCGGCCGCGCCGCCATGGAACAAGGGATCAAGAACCTCGACGTCGAGATCAAGGGCCCAGGCCCAGGTCGCGAGTCGTCGGTGCGCGCTCTGGGCGCACTGGGCATCCGCATCACTTCGATCTCCGACGTGACTCCGGTTCCCCACAACGGCTGCCGCCCTCAAAAGCGTCGTCGTATCTAA
- the rpsD gene encoding 30S ribosomal protein S4 yields the protein MARYLGPKAKLSRREGTDLFLKSARRSIADKSKFDTKPGQHGRTSGARTSDYGLQLREKQKVKRMYGVLEKQFRRYFEMADGKKGNTGANLLSVLESRLDNVVYRMGFGSTRAEARQLVSHKAITVNGQSVNIASYLVKAGDVVAVREKSKKQARIVEALQLAQQVGMPAWVEVNADKVEGIFKKSPDRDEFAADINESLIVELYSR from the coding sequence GTGGCACGTTACCTCGGCCCCAAGGCCAAACTCTCCCGCCGTGAAGGCACCGACCTGTTCCTGAAGAGCGCACGTCGCTCGATCGCGGACAAGTCCAAGTTCGACACCAAGCCCGGTCAACATGGCCGCACTTCCGGTGCACGCACATCCGACTACGGCCTGCAACTGCGCGAAAAGCAAAAAGTAAAGCGCATGTACGGCGTGCTCGAAAAGCAATTCCGTCGCTACTTCGAAATGGCCGACGGCAAGAAGGGCAACACTGGTGCCAACCTGCTGTCCGTGCTCGAATCGCGTCTGGACAATGTCGTGTACCGCATGGGCTTTGGCTCCACACGTGCAGAAGCACGTCAGCTGGTGTCGCACAAGGCCATCACCGTGAACGGTCAATCCGTGAACATCGCTTCCTACCTGGTGAAGGCTGGTGATGTGGTTGCCGTGCGTGAGAAGTCCAAGAAGCAAGCTCGTATCGTCGAAGCTCTGCAACTGGCTCAACAAGTGGGCATGCCTGCTTGGGTCGAGGTCAACGCTGACAAGGTCGAAGGCATCTTCAAGAAGTCTCCTGATCGTGACGAATTCGCAGCTGACATCAACGAATCCCTGATCGTTGAATTGTATTCGCGCTAA